One region of Bactrocera neohumeralis isolate Rockhampton chromosome 5, APGP_CSIRO_Bneo_wtdbg2-racon-allhic-juicebox.fasta_v2, whole genome shotgun sequence genomic DNA includes:
- the LOC126760535 gene encoding uncharacterized protein LOC126760535 isoform X1 encodes MHMKHGCTSTPLLLWLTVITFSVLYNNIACIEIPTRFLYKRSADADNTAATGDAGERARTDGTSDENMLTFYKELANVTDVEDLIERFVDKDSIDPQLGLQDTFRRSVERANVVQAKSAACMPESTVVPLIPLESSNDPKIDYFPKCTRVKRCGGCCGSQLMSCQPAETETINFEVIPFEVVGGRKMRLRGKDIVVVEQHTKCKCDCRIKAEVGSRDCKQYQRYRPDKCSCECTNEDAMQKCYEQGHKYWDDTECRCVCRDSQSCTTGTIFDDSQCACIDITDDGSNTKSASSSSPTLLDRRRFIVKAIPVEVKPDDSTRYSV; translated from the exons ATGCATATGAAACACGGGTGCACGTCGACGCCCTTACTGCTGTGGCTGACCGTCATCACATTTTCCGTGCTGTACAACAACATTGCATGCATAGAAATTCCAACACGTTTCCTATACAAGCGCAGCGCTGACGCGGATAACACAGCGGCGACTGGCGATGCTGGTGAGCGGGCGCGAACGGACGGCACAAGTGATGAG aaTATGTTAACCTTCTACAAAGAGCTGGCCAATGTGACAGATGTAGAGGACTTAATAGAACGCTTCGTCGATAAGGATAGCATTGATCCCCAGCTAGGCTTGCAAG ACACCTTCAGACGCAGTGTGGAGCGCG CTAATGTAGTACAAGCTAAGTCGGCTGCTTGCATGCCCGAGAGCACCGTTGTGCCGCTCATACCGCTGGAGTCCTCGAATGATCCAAAAATCGACTATTTTCCAAAGTGTACGCGTGTGAAGCGCTGCGGCGGCTGCTGTGGCTCCCAACTGATGTCGTGTCAACCTGCCGAGACGGAGACAATCAACTTTGAGGTGATTCCTTTTGAAGTGGTCGGCGGCAGAAAAATGCGCCTTCGTGGCAAGGATATTGTCGTAGTCGAACAGCACACGAAATGCAAATGCGACTGTCGCATTAAGGCGGAGGTAGGTAGTCGG GACTGCAAGCAATATCAGAGATATCGGCCGGACAAGTGCAGCTGTGAGTGTACAAATGAAGATGCGATGCAGAAATGCTATGAG CAAGGACACAAATACTGGGATGATACGGAATGCCGTTGTGTCTGCCGTGACAGCCAGTCCTGTACGACCGGCACGATATTTGACGACAGTCAATGTGCCTGTATCGAT ATCACTGACGATGGCAGCAACACTAAAAGTGCAAGTTCTAGTTCACCGACACTGCTCGATCGCCGGCGTTTCATAGTCAAGGCCATACCCGTTGAGGTGAAACCGGATGATAGCACACGTTATTCTGTCTAA
- the LOC126760535 gene encoding uncharacterized protein LOC126760535 isoform X2: MHMKHGCTSTPLLLWLTVITFSVLYNNIACIEIPTRFLYKRSADADNTAATGDAGERARTDGTSDENMLTFYKELANVTDVEDLIERFVDKDSIDPQLGLQDTFRRSVERANVVQAKSAACMPESTVVPLIPLESSNDPKIDYFPKCTRVKRCGGCCGSQLMSCQPAETETINFEVIPFEVVGGRKMRLRGKDIVVVEQHTKCKCDCRIKAEDCKQYQRYRPDKCSCECTNEDAMQKCYEQGHKYWDDTECRCVCRDSQSCTTGTIFDDSQCACIDITDDGSNTKSASSSSPTLLDRRRFIVKAIPVEVKPDDSTRYSV; the protein is encoded by the exons ATGCATATGAAACACGGGTGCACGTCGACGCCCTTACTGCTGTGGCTGACCGTCATCACATTTTCCGTGCTGTACAACAACATTGCATGCATAGAAATTCCAACACGTTTCCTATACAAGCGCAGCGCTGACGCGGATAACACAGCGGCGACTGGCGATGCTGGTGAGCGGGCGCGAACGGACGGCACAAGTGATGAG aaTATGTTAACCTTCTACAAAGAGCTGGCCAATGTGACAGATGTAGAGGACTTAATAGAACGCTTCGTCGATAAGGATAGCATTGATCCCCAGCTAGGCTTGCAAG ACACCTTCAGACGCAGTGTGGAGCGCG CTAATGTAGTACAAGCTAAGTCGGCTGCTTGCATGCCCGAGAGCACCGTTGTGCCGCTCATACCGCTGGAGTCCTCGAATGATCCAAAAATCGACTATTTTCCAAAGTGTACGCGTGTGAAGCGCTGCGGCGGCTGCTGTGGCTCCCAACTGATGTCGTGTCAACCTGCCGAGACGGAGACAATCAACTTTGAGGTGATTCCTTTTGAAGTGGTCGGCGGCAGAAAAATGCGCCTTCGTGGCAAGGATATTGTCGTAGTCGAACAGCACACGAAATGCAAATGCGACTGTCGCATTAAGGCGGAG GACTGCAAGCAATATCAGAGATATCGGCCGGACAAGTGCAGCTGTGAGTGTACAAATGAAGATGCGATGCAGAAATGCTATGAG CAAGGACACAAATACTGGGATGATACGGAATGCCGTTGTGTCTGCCGTGACAGCCAGTCCTGTACGACCGGCACGATATTTGACGACAGTCAATGTGCCTGTATCGAT ATCACTGACGATGGCAGCAACACTAAAAGTGCAAGTTCTAGTTCACCGACACTGCTCGATCGCCGGCGTTTCATAGTCAAGGCCATACCCGTTGAGGTGAAACCGGATGATAGCACACGTTATTCTGTCTAA
- the LOC126760535 gene encoding platelet-derived growth factor D isoform X3 — translation MHMKHGCTSTPLLLWLTVITFSVLYNNIACIEIPTRFLYKRSADADNTAATGDAGERARTDGTSDENMLTFYKELANVTDVEDLIERFVDKDSIDPQLGLQDTFRRSVERANVVQAKSAACMPESTVVPLIPLESSNDPKIDYFPKCTRVKRCGGCCGSQLMSCQPAETETINFEVIPFEVVGGRKMRLRGKDIVVVEQHTKCKCDCRIKAEVGSRDCKQYQRYRPDKCSCECTNEDAMQKCYEQGHKYWDDTECRCVCRDSQSCTTGTIFDDSQCACIDINQIEYAV, via the exons ATGCATATGAAACACGGGTGCACGTCGACGCCCTTACTGCTGTGGCTGACCGTCATCACATTTTCCGTGCTGTACAACAACATTGCATGCATAGAAATTCCAACACGTTTCCTATACAAGCGCAGCGCTGACGCGGATAACACAGCGGCGACTGGCGATGCTGGTGAGCGGGCGCGAACGGACGGCACAAGTGATGAG aaTATGTTAACCTTCTACAAAGAGCTGGCCAATGTGACAGATGTAGAGGACTTAATAGAACGCTTCGTCGATAAGGATAGCATTGATCCCCAGCTAGGCTTGCAAG ACACCTTCAGACGCAGTGTGGAGCGCG CTAATGTAGTACAAGCTAAGTCGGCTGCTTGCATGCCCGAGAGCACCGTTGTGCCGCTCATACCGCTGGAGTCCTCGAATGATCCAAAAATCGACTATTTTCCAAAGTGTACGCGTGTGAAGCGCTGCGGCGGCTGCTGTGGCTCCCAACTGATGTCGTGTCAACCTGCCGAGACGGAGACAATCAACTTTGAGGTGATTCCTTTTGAAGTGGTCGGCGGCAGAAAAATGCGCCTTCGTGGCAAGGATATTGTCGTAGTCGAACAGCACACGAAATGCAAATGCGACTGTCGCATTAAGGCGGAGGTAGGTAGTCGG GACTGCAAGCAATATCAGAGATATCGGCCGGACAAGTGCAGCTGTGAGTGTACAAATGAAGATGCGATGCAGAAATGCTATGAG CAAGGACACAAATACTGGGATGATACGGAATGCCGTTGTGTCTGCCGTGACAGCCAGTCCTGTACGACCGGCACGATATTTGACGACAGTCAATGTGCCTGTATCGAT ATAAACCAGATTGAATACGCGGtgtaa